The Candidatus Zixiibacteriota bacterium genome has a segment encoding these proteins:
- a CDS encoding putative Ig domain-containing protein — protein sequence MTRKLSAIFIISLLAVVFLAASSFGMKASDKNKALNVVPINQAPLSKIAGAEAPVSVISGKAPAAASLGFDQAMGYAPGIRIGVTTYDYQHNGRMGREVDWRGAQVVHFAWMKQISTTLGENRRTGYEAYDAGIGDFAQAGASDSGGCDVHAILNNTSGYVTLDVDTEGKVVLANHHQETGAAADYATTIWYDYDQGTCYFAPYRSKVPDSTMNYFADPLDEKRYIWPSMEYQVWDGDTVTHAFSQQTKNGINAQFVVYFRRVGSDTVGAWDYPPMMVDTVNDIAQTVTASRVSGKVALCWLMCYPGIMGDGESIQRGGNQRVNDVFYMMSTDMGATWGPKVNVTQFDSSKAGWLAHTDMSALIGTDDKLHIIWDAREYGPEGGGVWRAFFGSRLFHWGEGSIVRTIKDANWVLADDGCFGGAWNEMSITKMQISECAGKFYALFVMYNDYFNGITNDCHQSNFTANNSSGSANGELFISVSDNGGLNWDLARNLTNTRTPHCDTVSVAPGFSICGSEVWPSMSRFGMNKTGGTWTGIPIVDPSGSYTGNMYLDVFYVQDKYPGGCVQDQGVWTFNQMKWFRVPCIEPVPNPLLSFSPARIVDPAWTKPSVQLDSTLKLENIGNAVLHINAVNVVKTTHAGLDWLGISGVPGTVSHLIPNFVNATVNLNKGGAITTGPAVGVGFIEFVTDAPTSPDTLLIRLIVADTVQFPEWASIRTACKRIVLNNAGNLGRANQGLNNVDGFNMNFFNDCDTTLNGTGRDDNSLVYLYDASPFILRAKGALPGDTILNSYIFDADWLDNDGFRPMKGLVVDSTTHPDYQYAYTGQFLTKDSGMGVECEYWMPLHPDTCSFLIQKIRIVNKSGVAYSNLMIGELMDWDIPSDSGVENGSDYDATRQMMWCYGGEYGPDSLPNNDCVLANNRAGGFAYLNGYKLPITGAGDLFPNITGLYTHINPDWVAPTGNFVPQQLYNKLNTFSGYQAWLSTKPTMEDSLYQDLNMVAYYGKKNLGVNDTLVWIKIIATERNNGAAGLKATIDKAKQWWKNRFNMAPIVIDPGIKIGIVNAPLTFTVYGLDPDGPLSGLTMVGTGLPAGATFTDNNNGSGTFSWPTPTPAGTYYITVTASDGKDSGFRVIQINIINTCCVKAGDVNHNNIVNIADVTYLIKVLYQSGPKPPCQGGVGKYPEADANGNGITNIADVTYLIKFLYQSGPAPICGPM from the coding sequence ATGACAAGGAAATTATCGGCGATTTTCATTATCTCCTTGTTAGCCGTTGTTTTTCTTGCAGCCTCTTCATTTGGCATGAAAGCTTCCGATAAGAATAAGGCCCTGAATGTGGTTCCGATCAATCAGGCTCCCCTTTCCAAAATAGCTGGCGCTGAGGCCCCGGTTTCAGTTATTTCCGGTAAAGCCCCCGCGGCGGCGAGCCTTGGTTTTGATCAGGCGATGGGATACGCCCCTGGTATCAGGATTGGCGTAACAACTTATGATTATCAGCATAACGGTCGAATGGGCCGCGAGGTTGACTGGCGCGGAGCCCAGGTGGTTCACTTCGCCTGGATGAAACAGATCTCGACCACGCTGGGTGAAAATCGTCGGACCGGCTATGAGGCCTATGACGCCGGCATCGGGGATTTTGCCCAGGCGGGTGCTTCCGATAGCGGCGGTTGCGATGTTCACGCCATTCTAAATAATACTTCCGGTTATGTGACTTTGGATGTTGATACCGAAGGTAAAGTGGTTCTGGCCAACCACCACCAAGAGACCGGCGCGGCCGCCGATTATGCCACCACCATTTGGTATGATTACGATCAGGGCACCTGCTATTTTGCGCCTTACAGAAGTAAGGTTCCGGACAGCACGATGAACTACTTTGCCGATCCGCTGGACGAGAAGCGCTATATCTGGCCCTCGATGGAATATCAGGTCTGGGATGGTGACACGGTCACCCACGCTTTCTCACAGCAGACCAAGAATGGCATCAACGCGCAGTTTGTCGTTTATTTCCGCAGAGTGGGAAGCGATACCGTTGGTGCCTGGGATTATCCGCCGATGATGGTTGACACGGTTAACGACATTGCCCAGACCGTCACCGCCTCCCGCGTCAGCGGCAAGGTGGCGCTGTGCTGGTTGATGTGCTATCCCGGCATAATGGGCGATGGCGAGTCGATTCAGCGCGGCGGCAACCAGAGAGTCAACGATGTTTTCTACATGATGTCGACCGATATGGGCGCCACCTGGGGCCCGAAAGTCAACGTCACCCAGTTTGACTCTTCCAAAGCCGGCTGGCTGGCTCATACCGATATGTCGGCTTTGATCGGCACCGATGACAAGCTGCACATTATCTGGGATGCCCGCGAATACGGTCCCGAGGGGGGCGGTGTCTGGAGAGCCTTCTTCGGCAGCCGTCTGTTCCACTGGGGCGAAGGCAGCATCGTTCGTACCATCAAGGATGCCAACTGGGTCCTTGCGGACGATGGTTGCTTTGGCGGCGCCTGGAACGAAATGAGTATCACGAAGATGCAGATTTCGGAGTGCGCCGGCAAGTTCTACGCCCTCTTTGTAATGTATAACGATTATTTCAACGGTATTACCAACGACTGTCATCAATCGAATTTTACGGCCAATAACTCCTCCGGTTCGGCCAACGGCGAACTCTTTATTTCCGTTTCAGACAACGGTGGTTTGAACTGGGATTTGGCCCGCAACCTGACTAATACGCGGACGCCTCATTGCGACACTGTTAGTGTTGCGCCTGGATTCTCTATCTGCGGCTCCGAAGTGTGGCCCTCGATGTCCCGTTTTGGTATGAATAAGACCGGTGGCACCTGGACCGGTATTCCGATTGTTGACCCCTCGGGCAGCTATACCGGGAATATGTACCTTGACGTCTTCTACGTTCAGGACAAATATCCGGGCGGCTGCGTGCAGGATCAGGGCGTCTGGACATTTAATCAGATGAAATGGTTCCGCGTGCCGTGCATTGAGCCGGTTCCCAATCCGTTGCTGAGCTTCAGCCCGGCCCGTATTGTTGACCCGGCCTGGACGAAACCGAGTGTCCAACTTGACTCAACCCTCAAGCTGGAAAACATTGGTAACGCCGTTCTGCATATCAATGCGGTCAATGTTGTTAAGACCACTCATGCCGGTCTGGATTGGCTGGGTATCTCCGGTGTTCCGGGGACTGTTTCGCATCTGATTCCTAACTTTGTCAATGCGACAGTCAATCTGAACAAGGGTGGTGCGATAACCACCGGTCCGGCGGTTGGCGTAGGTTTCATCGAGTTTGTAACCGACGCTCCGACTTCGCCGGATACTCTGTTGATTCGTCTGATTGTTGCCGACACGGTTCAGTTCCCCGAGTGGGCCAGTATCAGAACGGCCTGCAAGCGGATTGTGCTTAACAATGCGGGTAATCTTGGCCGCGCCAATCAGGGCCTCAACAACGTTGACGGCTTCAACATGAATTTCTTTAATGATTGCGATACGACGTTGAACGGGACTGGTCGGGATGACAACTCCCTGGTCTACCTCTATGACGCGAGTCCGTTTATTCTTCGCGCCAAGGGCGCTCTCCCCGGCGACACCATTCTGAACTCCTACATCTTTGATGCCGACTGGCTGGATAACGACGGCTTCCGTCCCATGAAGGGTCTTGTGGTCGATTCCACCACGCATCCAGACTACCAGTATGCCTACACCGGCCAGTTCCTTACCAAGGACTCCGGAATGGGTGTTGAGTGCGAGTACTGGATGCCTCTGCATCCCGATACCTGCAGCTTCCTTATCCAGAAAATAAGAATCGTCAATAAGAGCGGTGTGGCTTACAGCAACCTGATGATCGGCGAGCTTATGGACTGGGACATTCCCTCCGACTCGGGTGTGGAAAACGGCTCTGATTACGATGCCACGCGTCAGATGATGTGGTGCTATGGCGGCGAATACGGCCCGGACAGTCTGCCTAACAACGACTGTGTGCTGGCCAATAATCGCGCCGGCGGTTTTGCTTACCTCAACGGTTACAAACTGCCGATTACCGGAGCAGGCGATTTGTTCCCCAACATCACCGGTTTATATACCCACATTAACCCTGACTGGGTTGCTCCGACCGGCAACTTCGTGCCGCAGCAGCTGTATAACAAGCTGAATACTTTCAGCGGTTATCAGGCCTGGCTATCGACTAAGCCGACCATGGAGGATTCGCTGTATCAGGATCTGAACATGGTTGCTTACTACGGCAAGAAGAACCTGGGTGTGAACGATACGTTGGTCTGGATCAAGATTATCGCCACCGAGCGTAACAATGGCGCTGCTGGTCTGAAAGCCACTATCGACAAGGCCAAGCAGTGGTGGAAGAATCGGTTCAACATGGCGCCGATTGTGATCGATCCTGGTATAAAAATCGGCATCGTGAATGCTCCGCTGACCTTTACTGTCTATGGTCTTGATCCCGATGGTCCTTTAAGCGGCTTGACCATGGTGGGAACCGGTCTGCCGGCGGGGGCGACCTTTACCGATAACAACAATGGTTCCGGTACCTTTAGCTGGCCAACACCCACGCCGGCTGGCACTTACTACATTACGGTGACAGCCAGTGACGGAAAAGATTCCGGCTTCCGGGTGATTCAGATCAATATCATTAATACCTGCTGTGTCAAGGCCGGCGATGTCAACCATAATAACATCGTCAACATTGCGGATGTTACTTACCTCATCAAGGTCCTGTATCAGAGTGGTCCCAAGCCTCCTTGTCAGGGCGGCGTTGGCAAGTATCCCGAAGCGGATGCCAACGGTAATGGGATAACCAACATTGCTGATGTGACTTATCTCATCAAGTTCCTGTATCAGAGCGGACCTGCTCCTATTTGCGGGCCAATGTGA
- a CDS encoding S8 family serine peptidase, translating to MRLNYRMFPPAIMLLFLLFLGAAALPADVIGPQKDARPLIIKGRLEVQFEKSVDTRKVAKGFGRVSFGVPSLDMVLDRYLVQEAQPIFPGRKSEEVFATGEDMSRFYELSFPEDVDINTIISALSQNPNVRTVAPVFAVPLSVIPNDTHYGSQWYMPKIMAPCAWDSEKGSDTAKIAIIDSGVLYGHPDLIDKIWVNPGEDIDSDGVVYDIDDLNGLDDDGNGLADDLIGYDFFSGFSGISCWSGEDCGTPDTDPKDFNGHGTHCAGIAGATTNNATGGAGIGGGWGGGRGPYRGPRIMCIRVGGSANDGGVENGYVNTANCATGIDYAVRMGATAINCSWGSQDSPAMRAAVNRAADSGVVIAHAAGNDGIGNGDFLDYYTYGTGNVVISVASTDGYDRKSGFSNYGSWVDISAPGENIYNTYSYHYTPTYGNLYGTSMAAPMVCGLAALIKSHMPQLKRNEIDTIILYHADTIDYLNPLYLGMLGAGRINACSSLSIFPVASFSAGPILLGPAPLAVNFTDLSPVTPSSWNWTFGDAGVSDIQNPSHTYMGPGVYSPTMTITAPKGTVTEVLKNLVVVTADTMKIDSVAVPATSQAVVTVYLSNRFQEKSIIFPFTITGSANVNLDSVSVVGTRASYFAEVKRVDFDPIGLRYSYSLRTNLTTGSSYLKPGAGTILKLYISDTATVHINEMITIDTANVNGKRLKLESLYGDYIPVFKAGKVYFAVYQRGDANRDGNRNIQDITYLINFLYKGGPAPDPYTGDVNDSGTINISDVTYLINFLYKGGPPPPQ from the coding sequence ATGAGGCTCAACTATCGCATGTTTCCGCCCGCAATTATGCTCCTGTTCCTTCTATTTCTGGGAGCAGCGGCCCTTCCTGCCGACGTTATCGGCCCGCAGAAGGATGCCCGCCCTCTTATCATAAAAGGACGGCTGGAAGTCCAATTTGAGAAAAGCGTTGATACCCGCAAGGTGGCCAAGGGTTTCGGCCGGGTCAGTTTTGGAGTTCCCTCCCTGGATATGGTTCTGGACCGATATCTGGTTCAGGAAGCCCAGCCGATTTTCCCCGGGCGGAAGAGCGAAGAAGTATTCGCCACCGGCGAGGATATGTCGCGATTCTATGAACTGAGTTTTCCCGAGGATGTCGATATCAATACAATTATCAGCGCCCTGTCGCAGAATCCGAATGTTCGAACCGTTGCGCCGGTCTTTGCCGTGCCTCTTTCGGTTATTCCCAATGATACCCACTATGGTTCTCAATGGTATATGCCCAAGATCATGGCTCCCTGCGCATGGGACAGCGAGAAAGGTTCCGATACGGCCAAAATCGCCATAATTGACAGCGGCGTCCTTTATGGTCACCCTGACCTGATCGATAAAATTTGGGTCAATCCCGGCGAAGATATCGATAGTGACGGAGTGGTTTATGATATTGATGACCTCAATGGCCTTGATGACGACGGCAACGGACTTGCCGACGACCTGATCGGATATGATTTTTTTAGCGGGTTTTCCGGCATTAGTTGCTGGTCGGGTGAGGATTGCGGCACGCCTGATACGGATCCCAAAGATTTTAACGGTCACGGCACCCATTGTGCCGGGATAGCCGGTGCAACCACCAATAATGCTACCGGCGGCGCCGGGATTGGCGGTGGCTGGGGCGGCGGCCGAGGGCCGTATCGCGGGCCGCGTATTATGTGTATCCGTGTCGGCGGTTCGGCCAATGACGGCGGTGTTGAAAACGGGTATGTCAATACGGCCAATTGTGCCACCGGAATCGATTATGCGGTGAGGATGGGGGCGACCGCTATAAATTGCAGTTGGGGTTCTCAGGACAGTCCTGCCATGCGGGCGGCCGTCAATCGTGCCGCGGATTCGGGTGTGGTAATCGCCCACGCTGCGGGAAACGATGGTATCGGCAATGGCGATTTTCTCGACTATTACACTTATGGCACAGGGAATGTAGTCATATCGGTGGCCAGCACCGATGGTTATGATCGCAAGAGCGGTTTTTCTAATTATGGCTCCTGGGTGGACATCTCCGCTCCCGGAGAAAATATCTATAATACTTATTCCTATCATTATACACCGACCTACGGCAACCTCTATGGAACCTCCATGGCGGCGCCTATGGTTTGCGGATTGGCGGCCCTTATTAAATCGCATATGCCGCAGTTAAAACGAAACGAGATTGATACTATTATTCTCTATCATGCCGATACGATAGATTATCTTAACCCTCTTTATCTGGGGATGCTTGGTGCTGGACGGATTAACGCCTGCTCGTCGTTATCGATTTTCCCCGTGGCGTCCTTCTCGGCCGGTCCGATTCTGCTCGGCCCGGCGCCGCTGGCGGTCAATTTTACCGACTTATCGCCGGTTACCCCATCCAGCTGGAACTGGACTTTCGGTGATGCCGGCGTCTCCGATATACAAAATCCCAGCCACACCTATATGGGCCCCGGCGTTTATTCGCCGACCATGACCATTACCGCACCCAAGGGAACGGTGACGGAGGTGCTCAAGAATCTGGTGGTCGTGACGGCCGACACCATGAAAATTGATTCGGTGGCGGTTCCGGCGACGTCGCAGGCGGTCGTTACGGTTTATCTCAGTAATCGCTTTCAGGAAAAATCAATAATATTTCCCTTCACGATTACCGGATCCGCCAATGTCAATCTGGATTCTGTTTCGGTCGTAGGCACAAGGGCTTCCTATTTCGCAGAGGTCAAACGAGTCGATTTTGACCCCATCGGACTAAGGTATTCCTATAGCTTGCGCACCAATCTAACTACCGGTTCAAGCTATCTTAAACCGGGAGCCGGAACGATCTTAAAACTTTACATTTCCGATACCGCAACCGTCCATATCAATGAGATGATTACAATTGATACGGCCAATGTCAATGGTAAGCGGCTTAAGCTCGAATCGCTCTACGGAGATTATATTCCTGTCTTCAAGGCCGGTAAAGTCTATTTTGCCGTTTATCAGCGGGGCGATGCCAACCGTGACGGAAACAGGAATATTCAGGATATTACTTATCTTATCAATTTCCTGTATAAGGGCGGCCCGGCACCGGATCCCTATACCGGTGACGTTAACGACTCCGGAACCATAAATATCAGCGATGTAACTTATCTCATCAATTTCCTGTATAAGGGAGGACCGCCGCCGCCGCAATGA
- a CDS encoding T9SS type A sorting domain-containing protein, producing the protein MRKNVIILVAAVFLLLFSVEAFGQNYGTLTFRADISGPGAVNDGGTWKIYPDSLLEINIYATNAGGTDARITWSSPFLFSGTDGLTNVTWGDTALTPQTAFKAFFDIFKITYAESWDGDLTNDVFIDTTILPNAIDTSLRDTTIRTIMGDIYNFTGVGAFVGYPPGPGELLILKFTLHVNSTAGKFWVKQGYAKNLVYDWVFDESIPPFPVFDSVSWPMMGPNDVRDRNQPNLPTSFALDQNHPNPFNPSTVIDFALPTASMVNVSIYNVLGQVVKTLVDKELPAGYWSATWDGTDNNGSAVTSGIYFYKIKAGSFQSTKKMMMLK; encoded by the coding sequence ATGAGAAAGAATGTGATTATTCTCGTAGCAGCTGTCTTCCTGCTTCTCTTTTCGGTGGAAGCTTTTGGACAGAATTATGGAACGCTGACATTCCGAGCTGATATCTCGGGCCCGGGTGCTGTCAATGACGGCGGCACTTGGAAGATCTATCCCGATTCACTTCTGGAAATCAACATTTATGCGACCAATGCCGGCGGCACAGATGCCCGCATTACTTGGTCCAGCCCGTTCCTGTTTTCCGGCACAGACGGCCTGACCAACGTTACCTGGGGCGATACCGCTCTGACCCCACAGACTGCTTTCAAGGCTTTTTTTGATATTTTCAAAATAACCTATGCCGAAAGCTGGGATGGCGATCTAACTAATGATGTTTTTATTGACACCACCATCTTGCCCAACGCCATCGACACTAGCCTTCGCGATACCACCATCAGGACCATAATGGGTGACATCTATAACTTTACCGGTGTCGGAGCGTTTGTTGGCTATCCTCCGGGTCCGGGCGAATTATTGATTCTCAAATTTACCCTCCATGTCAATTCCACCGCCGGAAAGTTCTGGGTCAAGCAGGGATATGCCAAAAATCTCGTTTACGATTGGGTTTTCGATGAATCCATTCCGCCATTTCCTGTATTCGACAGCGTCTCCTGGCCGATGATGGGCCCCAACGATGTTCGGGATCGGAACCAGCCCAATCTTCCGACCTCATTTGCTCTCGATCAGAATCACCCCAATCCATTCAACCCGTCAACTGTGATCGACTTTGCTCTTCCGACCGCTTCCATGGTTAATGTCAGCATCTACAATGTCCTTGGACAGGTCGTCAAGACGCTGGTTGATAAGGAACTCCCGGCCGGCTATTGGTCAGCTACCTGGGACGGGACAGACAATAATGGCAGCGCGGTTACTTCCGGCATCTATTTCTATAAAATAAAGGCCGGCTCATTCCAGAGCACCAAGAAGATGATGATGCTCAAATAG
- a CDS encoding beta-galactosidase: MLGVADNRFTIGKDVFYPFAVEMHYFRVDKKYWSICFERIKKAGFRILSSSVPWNLHQDASKNVDFSGFIDPRKDLIVFLELAREFGFKVILRPGPWISGQWPNGGLPQFLFSDLQIFARDSKGQELKLNDDAGVPGGYLPSYLHPHYQHFLRNYFKAFIETTKNYIHPRGPIFMIELDFETSYGRYLDPGSADYNPDVLVQYYPEFLQNRYEDIKKLNSVYKEKNESFQLVEPPRNFSNLDMKDLPKAFDWFRFREHMLRIYLSTMEDIFKSYTVEPLFFHALYFRRGDLLPAFDLVSKEKESMMGTNVFPEGSYFDQIQKGRYLKGEYKFAWGSSFVSGSPATERQLQVAPQNYPDGLRRFYLVAGLAAGFKGFNYYMFVDRDHWYGAPLAKDGTISPGYEVIRLFNAAILNIKLNELESIKKICVVGNRQYQWLRLLDHPKQFEYIESLLTDSATGFCRDLARLKLDYDIRETFDPDALAKYDLVFIPMAEFMPAEQQKAIIELLKKGVNVIACGLMPKYDEQFRECQILSQQLGRIKTSLGSGIETVKLKSGQFTSYIYGHILSTDSKVKKLATANKKTVGVASSRYKGVFYLFSFNLASGGDHAKMTFFESLMVENEFTSYLYCSDPSIDMEINKGEKRAVLYMVCPPPGELSSISDTSSREVIIRVDLRKVGISSAKVKVTDLMAGETVPPLKISADNLRRGMAVKVDFPDGRIFLIEPK; this comes from the coding sequence ATGTTAGGAGTCGCTGATAACAGGTTCACAATCGGAAAGGATGTTTTCTACCCCTTTGCGGTGGAGATGCACTATTTCCGAGTTGACAAAAAATACTGGTCAATCTGCTTTGAAAGAATCAAGAAAGCCGGATTCCGCATTCTGTCGTCATCTGTTCCATGGAACTTGCATCAGGACGCCAGCAAGAATGTTGATTTTTCGGGATTTATCGATCCTCGCAAAGACTTGATTGTTTTTCTCGAGTTGGCCAGGGAATTTGGTTTCAAAGTGATTTTGCGGCCTGGCCCGTGGATTTCAGGTCAATGGCCCAACGGGGGGCTGCCCCAGTTCTTATTTTCGGATTTGCAGATTTTTGCCCGGGATTCCAAAGGACAGGAATTGAAACTTAATGATGATGCCGGCGTTCCGGGTGGATATCTCCCGAGTTACCTTCACCCCCATTATCAGCATTTCCTGAGGAATTATTTCAAGGCTTTTATTGAGACAACCAAAAATTATATCCATCCGCGCGGTCCGATATTCATGATCGAGCTGGATTTTGAGACCTCCTATGGACGCTATCTGGATCCCGGTTCCGCCGATTATAATCCTGATGTTCTGGTGCAGTATTACCCGGAATTTCTGCAGAACCGGTATGAGGATATAAAGAAACTCAATTCTGTCTATAAGGAAAAAAACGAGAGTTTTCAGTTGGTCGAACCACCCCGGAATTTCTCCAATCTTGACATGAAGGATCTTCCCAAAGCCTTTGATTGGTTCCGATTCCGCGAGCATATGCTCCGGATTTATCTGTCCACCATGGAGGATATATTCAAGTCCTATACGGTGGAGCCGCTCTTTTTCCACGCCCTCTATTTCCGCCGCGGCGACCTGCTTCCGGCCTTTGACCTGGTTTCCAAGGAAAAAGAGAGTATGATGGGAACCAATGTTTTTCCTGAGGGAAGCTATTTTGATCAGATTCAGAAGGGGCGATACCTCAAGGGTGAATATAAATTTGCCTGGGGTTCATCGTTTGTTTCAGGCTCACCGGCGACCGAGCGGCAACTGCAGGTGGCGCCGCAGAACTATCCTGATGGTTTGCGGCGATTTTATCTTGTGGCCGGTCTGGCGGCCGGTTTCAAGGGGTTCAACTATTACATGTTTGTTGATCGCGACCACTGGTATGGTGCCCCTCTGGCCAAGGATGGAACCATCTCCCCCGGGTACGAGGTTATCAGGCTTTTCAATGCCGCCATACTCAACATCAAGCTCAACGAATTAGAGAGCATCAAGAAGATCTGCGTCGTCGGCAATCGTCAGTATCAGTGGCTGCGGCTTCTGGATCACCCCAAGCAGTTTGAATATATTGAATCGCTTTTGACCGACTCGGCCACCGGGTTTTGTCGGGATCTGGCCCGTCTCAAGCTCGATTATGATATCCGGGAGACTTTTGATCCGGATGCTCTCGCCAAGTATGACCTGGTGTTCATTCCCATGGCCGAATTCATGCCGGCTGAACAGCAAAAGGCGATTATCGAACTTCTTAAGAAAGGGGTCAATGTCATTGCCTGCGGGCTGATGCCCAAGTATGACGAGCAGTTCCGGGAGTGTCAGATTCTTAGCCAGCAACTGGGAAGAATCAAAACTTCGCTGGGCAGTGGGATAGAAACGGTCAAGTTGAAAAGCGGCCAGTTTACCTCCTACATCTATGGACATATTCTCTCAACCGACTCCAAAGTCAAGAAACTGGCGACCGCCAATAAGAAAACTGTCGGCGTGGCTTCATCGCGCTATAAAGGAGTGTTTTATCTATTTTCTTTCAATCTGGCCTCCGGCGGCGACCATGCCAAAATGACTTTCTTCGAGTCGCTCATGGTGGAAAATGAATTCACCTCCTATCTGTACTGCTCCGATCCGTCGATTGACATGGAAATCAACAAAGGCGAGAAGCGGGCGGTTCTGTATATGGTTTGTCCTCCTCCGGGTGAACTCTCGTCAATCAGCGACACCTCCAGCCGTGAGGTTATCATTCGGGTGGATTTGAGGAAGGTTGGCATCTCCTCGGCCAAGGTGAAGGTGACCGATCTTATGGCCGGCGAGACTGTGCCGCCGCTGAAAATATCGGCCGATAATCTTCGCCGCGGGATGGCGGTGAAAGTTGATTTTCCCGATGGGCGGATATTCCTGATCGAACCGAAGTAA
- a CDS encoding PDZ domain-containing protein, giving the protein MKLLDIRREVSGTLLLCLLGLFSFVGCQSQSSRDSSGPLPSSEVHFEVGTSACDIPFRIVDNNMYVTIRINDSVEVEAAFDSGLPFNGVLIIDSAIGDKLGLRYVGSTPLGGAGDESSVADIALGATISVPGVSFRGQQVLVARDTKRYKKWLAGAVIGGTLLNSCVVQVDHEKSLLHLHRNGSFDSRTAGEVLDITYSQGIPVVDATLEHKGNSSARVKLLVDTGADVPFSLHSCDGLGVQPPADAPKSYISEGIKGDVNGQWFRIDAIRIGSFRLNGCVVAYPSEAFDDVKTSLGQNGFFGLGGQRRFTVTFDYPHSRIYLKPNSRFNDPFEFNMAGLVLRTLRSGAWEVMDVLPNSPGSAAGIRKGDAIVAVDGRNSSSISFTEMERMFARENQPMQLSINRDNRILRVKLILKRMI; this is encoded by the coding sequence ATGAAGTTGCTGGATATAAGAAGAGAGGTCAGCGGCACACTTTTGTTGTGCCTGCTTGGCTTATTCTCATTCGTCGGTTGCCAATCGCAAAGCTCGCGGGATTCGTCCGGTCCACTGCCGTCTTCGGAAGTTCATTTTGAAGTTGGAACAAGCGCCTGCGACATCCCCTTCAGGATCGTTGACAACAACATGTATGTTACGATACGAATCAATGACTCGGTCGAAGTCGAGGCAGCTTTTGATTCTGGTCTTCCTTTCAACGGCGTATTGATCATTGACTCAGCAATAGGCGACAAACTAGGGCTAAGGTATGTTGGGAGCACACCATTGGGCGGAGCCGGCGACGAGTCCTCGGTGGCCGATATAGCTCTGGGTGCCACGATCTCCGTTCCGGGCGTGTCCTTCAGGGGGCAGCAGGTACTTGTGGCAAGAGACACAAAGAGATACAAGAAATGGCTCGCTGGTGCAGTCATCGGAGGAACATTGTTAAACTCCTGTGTTGTGCAAGTCGATCATGAGAAATCTCTGCTTCATCTTCACAGGAATGGATCGTTCGACTCACGCACTGCCGGGGAAGTGCTCGATATTACGTACTCGCAGGGTATCCCGGTCGTCGATGCAACGCTGGAACACAAGGGGAACTCGTCCGCGCGAGTGAAACTGCTGGTTGATACCGGCGCCGACGTTCCGTTTTCTCTTCATTCCTGTGATGGATTAGGAGTACAGCCGCCTGCAGATGCCCCGAAGAGTTATATCTCTGAAGGCATCAAAGGAGATGTAAACGGTCAGTGGTTCAGGATTGACGCCATTCGTATCGGTTCCTTCAGGCTGAACGGTTGTGTGGTTGCATATCCTTCAGAGGCATTTGATGATGTGAAAACTTCTCTCGGGCAGAATGGGTTCTTTGGCCTGGGCGGCCAGCGTCGCTTCACCGTTACCTTTGATTACCCACACTCGCGAATCTACCTGAAGCCGAATTCCCGGTTCAATGATCCGTTTGAGTTCAACATGGCCGGACTTGTACTGCGAACGCTTCGAAGCGGAGCATGGGAAGTCATGGACGTCCTCCCGAATTCTCCCGGCAGTGCCGCGGGCATCAGGAAAGGGGATGCGATAGTTGCCGTCGACGGCCGGAACAGCTCCTCCATTTCGTTCACGGAAATGGAGCGCATGTTTGCGCGGGAGAACCAGCCAATGCAACTTTCTATCAACCGTGACAACCGTATTCTCCGCGTGAAGTTGATCCTGAAGCGAATGATATGA